A window from Hymenobacter volaticus encodes these proteins:
- a CDS encoding phospholipase D-like domain-containing protein, with product MSQNLHGTSRLAAATTDLLQHFKRAFADSTLSMEEARQLRQRLAEHGQHGTDLHELRHELFVLARSRFNSFQDKAVVEWLEAASALLLPPATPPARSTRAEVHFSPGTECVAAIQRFIGQAARQLDICVFTVADDRLTNALLAAHHRGVLVRLLTDNDKLYDRGSDVRQLFAAGVPVRIDHTEYHMHHKFAVADKHTVLTGSYNWTRSAAEHNLENLVITDNHATVQPFVREFERLWAQMSVFTG from the coding sequence ATGTCGCAGAACTTGCACGGAACGAGCCGCTTAGCGGCTGCCACAACGGACTTGTTGCAGCACTTCAAGCGAGCTTTTGCCGACTCGACCCTGTCGATGGAGGAAGCGCGACAACTGCGGCAGCGCTTGGCTGAACACGGTCAGCATGGTACCGATTTGCACGAGCTTCGTCACGAGTTGTTTGTGCTAGCCCGTAGCCGGTTCAATAGCTTTCAGGATAAGGCAGTAGTGGAATGGCTGGAAGCGGCCAGCGCCTTGCTGTTGCCTCCGGCCACCCCACCGGCCCGCTCCACGCGGGCTGAAGTGCACTTCAGCCCAGGCACTGAATGCGTAGCCGCTATTCAGCGTTTTATTGGGCAAGCCGCGCGACAGCTGGACATCTGTGTGTTTACTGTAGCCGATGACCGGTTGACCAACGCCTTACTTGCGGCTCACCACCGGGGCGTACTGGTGCGCCTGCTCACCGACAACGATAAACTCTATGACCGGGGCTCGGATGTGCGTCAGCTTTTCGCGGCTGGTGTTCCGGTCCGCATTGATCATACCGAGTATCATATGCACCACAAGTTTGCCGTTGCCGACAAGCACACTGTATTAACTGGCTCTTATAACTGGACCCGGTCCGCCGCCGAGCACAACCTCGAAAATCTTGTTATCACCGATAACCACGCTACAGTACAGCCCTTCGTTCGTGAGTTTGAGCGTCTATGGGCACAGATGAGTGTGTTCACTGGATGA
- a CDS encoding amine oxidase: protein MPPTGNNPFQSFWMAGYECTDQLNCFGHRVDFLPLTGHLQLLDQDYQDLQHHNLGTVREGIRWSQIEKTPYQYDWSTVRTMLAAGRRHGIQQLWDICHFGYPDDLTPLHPMFARRFAALCRAFVQLYREEQPEGELIVTPINEVSFISWLGGDARGTAPYCIHQGWEVKYGLMRAYIEGVRAMREVDPSVRILTTEPLVNIRPRAGSNHNEKIRAAEHHENQFQAVDMLTGRMCPELGGRPEYLDILGFNFYYDNQWDIEPRARIPWADRPADRRWRPLRHLLADAHKRYHKPVVLTETSHPGVDRPQWMDMIGKECVAALQMGVPLWGVCLYPILDRPDWDFLDQEWHRSGLWDAVVQPDGPPLRVLHEPYAKALQKAQTRVAKALTGIAVPQELTLP, encoded by the coding sequence ATGCCCCCTACTGGCAACAATCCCTTCCAATCATTTTGGATGGCTGGCTACGAATGCACCGATCAGCTCAACTGCTTTGGTCACCGCGTAGATTTTTTGCCGCTCACCGGCCATTTACAGCTCCTCGATCAAGACTATCAAGACCTTCAGCACCATAACCTAGGCACGGTACGCGAAGGCATTCGATGGAGCCAGATCGAGAAAACCCCTTACCAGTACGACTGGAGCACGGTGCGTACTATGCTAGCCGCAGGCCGGCGCCACGGCATTCAGCAGCTCTGGGACATTTGTCACTTCGGCTATCCCGACGACCTAACACCCTTGCACCCGATGTTTGCGCGGCGCTTTGCAGCACTATGCAGAGCCTTCGTACAATTATATCGGGAAGAACAGCCTGAAGGCGAGCTAATTGTGACTCCCATCAACGAGGTTAGCTTTATAAGTTGGCTGGGCGGTGACGCTCGGGGCACTGCTCCTTACTGTATACACCAAGGGTGGGAAGTGAAGTACGGCTTGATGCGAGCCTACATTGAAGGAGTACGGGCCATGCGTGAGGTTGACCCAAGCGTGCGAATTCTTACAACGGAACCGCTCGTCAATATCCGCCCTAGGGCAGGCTCCAATCACAACGAGAAAATTCGGGCGGCTGAACACCACGAAAATCAGTTTCAGGCGGTTGATATGCTAACGGGCCGCATGTGTCCTGAGCTCGGCGGCCGGCCCGAATACCTAGACATTCTCGGCTTCAACTTTTACTACGACAACCAATGGGATATCGAGCCCCGGGCCCGTATTCCGTGGGCCGATCGGCCCGCCGACCGTAGATGGCGCCCTTTGCGGCATTTGCTGGCAGACGCCCACAAGCGCTACCACAAGCCCGTCGTGCTTACCGAAACCAGCCACCCCGGCGTGGACCGGCCGCAATGGATGGATATGATTGGCAAGGAATGCGTTGCCGCGTTGCAAATGGGTGTACCCTTGTGGGGCGTGTGCCTCTACCCTATCCTCGACCGACCCGACTGGGATTTCCTGGACCAAGAGTGGCACCGTTCGGGGCTTTGGGATGCGGTAGTGCAGCCTGATGGTCCACCATTGCGCGTGCTTCATGAGCCCTATGCTAAAGCTTTGCAAAAAGCTCAAACTCGCGTGGCGAAGGCTCTCACTGGAATAGCTGTACCCCAAGAACTTACGCTGCCATAA
- a CDS encoding cation diffusion facilitator family transporter — MSAGSSKIAIYGAIGANVAIAISKFVAAFFTGSSAMLSEGIHSLVDSGNGILILYGVKQAEKPADTRHPFGRSKELYFWSLIVAILVFSVGGGMSFYEGVEHLRHPSPITDPTWNYVVLGLSLLFEGISCFLAFREFNKGRGESGFLETLGRSKDPSVFAILMEDMAALVGLVIALAGVYFGHLLNNPFFDGGASICIGILLVSVAIFLIYKTKGLLVGEGVDDETLDGLEALARQDHAVEAIRRPLTMYLGPHDVVLALDVEFQDHLSANEVEQAVRRLQDVIRAKYPDFKRIFIEAKSIAGKQRAPLASDSSAVSPQI; from the coding sequence ATGTCTGCTGGATCTTCTAAAATTGCCATCTACGGGGCTATTGGGGCCAATGTCGCCATTGCTATTTCCAAGTTTGTGGCGGCTTTCTTCACTGGTAGCTCGGCTATGCTCTCGGAAGGTATTCACTCCCTCGTGGACAGTGGCAACGGGATTCTGATTCTGTACGGCGTAAAACAGGCCGAGAAGCCAGCTGATACCCGTCACCCCTTCGGGCGCAGCAAAGAACTGTATTTCTGGTCGCTGATTGTGGCCATTCTGGTATTCTCGGTAGGTGGCGGCATGTCGTTCTACGAAGGTGTTGAGCACTTGCGGCACCCTTCGCCCATCACTGACCCTACCTGGAACTACGTGGTACTTGGCTTATCGCTCTTGTTCGAGGGCATTTCCTGCTTCTTAGCGTTCCGTGAGTTCAACAAGGGCCGGGGCGAATCTGGCTTCTTGGAAACGCTGGGCCGCAGCAAAGACCCTTCGGTTTTCGCCATTCTGATGGAAGATATGGCTGCTTTGGTTGGCTTGGTCATAGCGTTGGCAGGCGTTTACTTCGGGCACCTGCTCAACAATCCATTCTTTGACGGAGGCGCCTCCATTTGTATTGGCATCCTGTTGGTATCGGTGGCTATCTTCTTGATTTACAAAACCAAGGGCCTGCTAGTAGGTGAAGGGGTAGATGATGAGACGCTGGATGGTCTTGAGGCGTTAGCCCGTCAGGATCATGCAGTAGAAGCTATTCGCCGGCCGCTTACCATGTATTTAGGTCCCCACGATGTCGTGCTTGCGCTTGACGTAGAGTTCCAGGATCATCTTTCGGCCAATGAAGTGGAGCAAGCTGTCCGACGACTACAAGACGTTATACGGGCCAAGTATCCTGACTTCAAGCGCATTTTTATTGAAGCCAAGTCCATTGCCGGCAAGCAACGCGCACCACTGGCCTCCGATTCTTCGGCCGTATCGCCGCAGATATAG
- a CDS encoding APC family permease has product MAEPATPNSVASAAPLRRRLGLIQATALNMIDMVGIGPFVTLPLVMGFMGPNFLLGWLAGAVLALIDGLIWSELGAAYPEAGGSYRFLKLAYGEQKWGRLMSFLYVWQTLVQAPLVVASGAIGFAQYFSYLVPLNDTWQPKVVSGGVVLLLIALLYRRIDDIGRLGVMLWVGVLGLMGWLIFGGLTHANHAVAWLPAGGVGGLLSWHDGQLTGLLLSAALGQAAVKTIYSYLGYYNVCHLGGEITNPQQVIPRSIFLSILGIMALYLLLNWSVGTVIPWQEASKSQFIVSSFVEKIYGATAAKAATALVLWVAFASLFAVLLGYSRIPYAAAADGEFLPVFAKTHPTKEFPHVSLLILGGVGFVFSLLFRLGEVISAILAMRILVQFVGQAVGLVLLRRRRGTQGLPFKMPLYPLPVVVAVVVWLWVFASIKDGAVLYEDASTRIFLPFQVAALLMMALGSIVFLLWSRRLGRWPFEK; this is encoded by the coding sequence ATGGCTGAACCTGCTACTCCCAACTCGGTTGCTTCTGCTGCTCCACTTCGTCGGCGCTTGGGGCTGATCCAGGCCACGGCGCTCAACATGATTGACATGGTGGGTATCGGGCCCTTCGTTACGTTGCCGCTGGTGATGGGGTTCATGGGGCCGAACTTCCTGCTTGGCTGGTTGGCCGGCGCAGTACTAGCGCTGATAGACGGGTTGATTTGGAGTGAGTTAGGCGCCGCTTACCCCGAAGCAGGAGGATCTTACCGGTTTCTGAAGCTAGCCTACGGCGAACAGAAATGGGGCCGGTTGATGTCGTTTCTTTACGTGTGGCAAACGTTGGTACAAGCTCCGCTGGTTGTGGCGTCGGGCGCCATTGGCTTCGCGCAATACTTCAGCTATCTGGTGCCTCTCAACGATACGTGGCAACCCAAAGTGGTATCGGGAGGCGTGGTCTTGCTGCTGATTGCGCTGCTCTACCGTCGCATCGACGATATTGGTCGGCTCGGAGTCATGCTTTGGGTGGGCGTACTGGGCTTGATGGGTTGGTTGATTTTCGGCGGCCTTACCCACGCAAACCATGCGGTAGCTTGGCTCCCCGCTGGTGGGGTTGGCGGGTTGTTGTCATGGCACGACGGGCAATTGACGGGCCTACTGCTCTCGGCAGCACTGGGGCAAGCGGCCGTCAAAACCATTTACTCTTATCTGGGCTACTACAACGTGTGCCATCTGGGCGGCGAAATAACGAACCCGCAACAAGTTATTCCGCGCAGTATTTTCTTGAGCATCCTAGGCATTATGGCGTTGTATCTGCTCCTCAACTGGAGTGTAGGAACCGTTATACCGTGGCAGGAAGCCAGCAAATCCCAGTTTATTGTAAGCTCCTTCGTAGAGAAAATCTACGGTGCCACCGCCGCCAAAGCCGCAACGGCACTGGTGCTGTGGGTGGCATTTGCGTCGTTGTTTGCTGTGTTGTTGGGCTACTCCCGCATTCCGTATGCGGCGGCAGCCGATGGCGAGTTTTTGCCGGTTTTCGCCAAGACCCATCCTACTAAGGAATTTCCACATGTGTCCTTGCTGATACTAGGAGGCGTAGGCTTTGTGTTCAGCTTACTGTTTCGGTTAGGAGAGGTCATCAGCGCCATCTTAGCTATGCGAATTCTAGTGCAATTCGTGGGGCAAGCGGTGGGGCTGGTACTACTACGCCGACGGCGCGGCACCCAAGGACTGCCCTTCAAAATGCCTTTGTATCCGCTGCCAGTGGTAGTAGCCGTGGTGGTATGGCTGTGGGTTTTTGCGAGTATCAAAGATGGCGCCGTGCTGTACGAAGATGCCAGCACCCGCATTTTTCTGCCCTTCCAAGTAGCCGCCTTGCTGATGATGGCGTTGGGCAGCATCGTGTTCTTGCTTTGGAGCCGCCGACTGGGAAGGTGGCCGTTTGAGAAGTAA
- the crcB gene encoding fluoride efflux transporter CrcB, which translates to MLRFLAVVAVGGAVGSVSRYLAQMAVVRHFTHPFPLGTLLVNVLGCLLIGLFYALAEKGTLASPILRLLLTTGFCGGFTTFSTFSYETLTLLETEHYLLVALYVAGSVLLGLLATFAGVALVRAW; encoded by the coding sequence ATGCTTCGATTTCTAGCTGTTGTTGCCGTCGGTGGAGCCGTAGGGAGTGTAAGCCGCTACTTGGCGCAAATGGCCGTGGTCCGGCATTTCACGCACCCTTTCCCGTTGGGCACACTACTAGTCAACGTGTTGGGTTGTTTGCTGATAGGCTTGTTCTACGCACTAGCCGAAAAAGGAACGTTGGCCTCACCAATACTACGGCTCCTGCTTACCACGGGCTTCTGTGGCGGCTTCACTACATTCTCTACCTTCTCTTACGAAACGCTTACCCTGCTTGAAACTGAGCATTATTTGTTAGTGGCCCTATACGTAGCCGGCAGCGTGCTGCTCGGCCTACTGGCTACATTCGCCGGGGTGGCACTGGTACGGGCTTGGTAG
- a CDS encoding EamA family transporter, translating into MWWTYALLSAVFAALTAILAKVGIKGVNSDLATAIRTVVILVVAWGIVLARDSATDFYSLTPRNWLFLVLSGMATGLSWIFYFKALQLGKVSQVAPVDKLSVAIAIVLSVLFLGETLTLKVALGAALIIGVRWC; encoded by the coding sequence ATGTGGTGGACCTATGCCTTGCTCTCGGCAGTTTTTGCTGCTCTCACCGCTATCCTAGCCAAAGTGGGCATCAAAGGGGTAAATTCTGACCTAGCCACGGCTATTCGGACCGTTGTGATTTTGGTAGTTGCTTGGGGTATTGTTCTCGCCCGCGATAGCGCCACTGACTTCTATTCCCTTACGCCCCGCAACTGGCTGTTTCTGGTGTTATCGGGTATGGCAACGGGGTTATCGTGGATATTTTACTTTAAGGCATTGCAGCTAGGCAAGGTGTCGCAGGTAGCACCCGTTGATAAATTGAGCGTGGCTATTGCGATTGTGCTGTCGGTACTATTTCTGGGTGAGACACTTACGCTGAAAGTAGCTTTAGGCGCAGCACTTATCATTGGGGTACGCTGGTGTTGA